From a region of the Nonlabens sp. Hel1_33_55 genome:
- a CDS encoding M16 family metallopeptidase, giving the protein MKLNNIYYVFAASLILACSPKMVDQKQKDASQNMTQEDQMEKTMEQPMAGMDQKIPMDPTVRMGVLDNGLTYYVQKNAKPEDKVELRLAVNAGSVLEDDDQRGLAHFMEHMNFNGTTNFQKNELVDYLQGIGVKFGADLNAYTSFDETVYILPIPSDDPEKLEQGFTILEDWASGALLETDAINDERGVVLEESRNGKGANDRMNKVTIPVRFYGSKYAERLPIGKDEILQNFDPEVLKRFYNDWYRPDLMAVVAVGDLDPAILEQKIKDHFAGIPAAENPRERPTFDLPNHEETKIAVAQDDEATFASINVSYKDTFETQPTTTVGDYREDLVNGLFSFMINNRLQELTQKPNPPFIFANSSYGGTVDKTKNAYSSFAGSAPDGQLGALKAVLEENQRVKLYGFGEAELERAKAAYKSSFESFYANRDKQESGRLVGQYVNNYLNGGVVPSPEWRYEKTMELLPGIAVEEVNEKITKYIHDDNRTIVFTGPTTENKPTEDEILKVINDVASAEVAPYEDAVVRENLIEELPAPGSITETTTNDRLDTKTFTLSNGATVTIKPTDFKNDEILMSAYSYGGSSLYSDEDYLATVFANGGLTEAGIAGMSQIDMDKFMTGKLVRVSPSIGSTTENLSGSSTPQDLETMFQLVHLYFTSLNKDEEAFASFISKQKSFVGRMMSNPQTYFSNEVNEMRFKDNPRYSGFPDEAAYDAADYNKAYELYKERFSNAGDFNFFLVGNVDEAVIMDLSKKYLANLPSTGEKEMYRTFDWKETQGTRNITVNKGTEQKSLVQMRWDYDIPTYSAKEELAVDALGEALTIRIIEVLREQEGGIYGGGARGSMSKIPEPGFNFSVSFPCGPDNVEKLVAATQKEIANLKENGPSEKNLNKVKEGYLLERKEDMKSNRFWLNNLVNASREQRDPNNMMNFEAEVEKMTAQDVQAVAQKYLNEDYILAILMPEAE; this is encoded by the coding sequence ATGAAACTAAACAACATTTATTATGTGTTTGCGGCGTCCTTGATTCTCGCCTGTTCTCCTAAAATGGTAGATCAGAAACAGAAGGATGCAAGTCAAAACATGACTCAAGAAGACCAGATGGAGAAAACCATGGAACAGCCTATGGCTGGCATGGATCAAAAAATCCCCATGGATCCTACTGTACGCATGGGCGTCCTAGATAACGGACTTACTTACTACGTTCAAAAGAATGCGAAACCTGAAGATAAGGTAGAGCTAAGACTTGCGGTAAATGCAGGTTCTGTTCTTGAAGATGACGACCAGCGTGGACTTGCTCACTTTATGGAGCACATGAACTTTAATGGTACAACCAATTTCCAGAAAAACGAATTGGTAGATTACCTTCAAGGTATAGGTGTGAAATTTGGTGCAGACTTAAATGCTTACACCAGTTTTGATGAAACCGTTTACATCTTGCCTATTCCTAGTGATGATCCTGAAAAACTGGAGCAAGGCTTTACCATTCTTGAAGATTGGGCAAGCGGCGCATTGCTGGAAACTGATGCCATCAACGATGAGCGTGGTGTGGTTCTGGAAGAGTCCAGAAACGGTAAAGGTGCTAATGATCGTATGAACAAGGTGACTATTCCTGTTCGATTTTACGGTTCTAAATATGCAGAGCGTCTACCGATTGGTAAAGATGAAATTCTACAGAATTTCGATCCTGAGGTTTTAAAGAGATTCTACAATGATTGGTATCGTCCAGATTTGATGGCCGTTGTTGCTGTTGGAGATCTTGACCCAGCTATTTTAGAGCAAAAGATCAAAGATCATTTTGCCGGAATCCCAGCTGCAGAAAACCCAAGAGAACGTCCGACATTTGACTTACCTAACCACGAGGAAACTAAAATTGCAGTAGCACAGGATGATGAGGCAACGTTTGCTTCCATCAATGTTAGCTACAAGGATACTTTTGAAACGCAGCCTACCACAACCGTTGGTGACTACCGTGAAGACCTTGTGAATGGTTTATTTTCTTTCATGATCAACAACCGTTTACAGGAATTGACCCAGAAGCCTAATCCGCCATTTATTTTTGCAAATAGTAGTTATGGTGGTACAGTTGATAAAACTAAAAATGCCTACTCCTCTTTTGCTGGATCTGCTCCAGATGGACAGTTGGGAGCTCTAAAAGCAGTTTTAGAAGAGAACCAACGAGTGAAATTGTACGGTTTTGGAGAAGCAGAACTTGAGCGTGCAAAAGCTGCGTACAAGTCCTCTTTTGAATCCTTCTATGCGAACCGCGATAAGCAGGAAAGCGGTCGTCTTGTTGGACAATACGTGAATAACTATTTGAATGGTGGCGTTGTTCCTAGCCCAGAATGGAGGTATGAAAAAACAATGGAGTTACTACCTGGTATCGCTGTAGAAGAAGTAAATGAAAAAATCACGAAGTACATCCACGATGATAACAGAACGATCGTATTTACAGGTCCAACGACGGAAAATAAACCTACTGAAGATGAAATTTTAAAGGTTATCAATGATGTCGCTTCCGCGGAAGTTGCTCCTTATGAAGATGCAGTAGTTCGTGAGAATCTTATAGAAGAATTACCAGCGCCTGGTAGCATTACAGAAACAACTACCAATGATAGATTAGACACTAAAACTTTTACTCTAAGCAATGGTGCCACAGTAACGATCAAGCCAACCGATTTCAAAAATGATGAGATCCTAATGTCTGCCTACAGTTATGGTGGATCTAGTCTTTATTCTGATGAAGACTATCTAGCTACCGTATTTGCAAACGGTGGTTTGACAGAAGCTGGTATTGCTGGAATGTCACAAATCGACATGGATAAATTCATGACTGGTAAATTGGTCAGAGTAAGTCCATCTATAGGTAGCACTACTGAAAATTTGAGTGGCTCTTCTACTCCGCAAGATTTAGAAACCATGTTCCAATTGGTCCACTTGTACTTTACATCGCTTAATAAGGATGAAGAGGCTTTTGCTAGTTTTATCTCTAAGCAAAAATCATTTGTAGGTAGAATGATGTCAAATCCGCAGACTTACTTTAGTAATGAGGTGAATGAAATGCGTTTTAAGGACAATCCAAGATATTCAGGCTTCCCAGATGAGGCGGCTTATGATGCTGCAGATTACAATAAAGCTTATGAATTGTATAAAGAACGTTTCTCTAATGCTGGCGACTTCAACTTCTTTTTAGTAGGAAATGTTGATGAAGCTGTGATCATGGATCTATCCAAAAAGTATCTTGCTAACCTACCTTCTACTGGTGAGAAAGAAATGTATAGAACTTTTGACTGGAAAGAAACTCAGGGAACTAGAAACATTACCGTTAACAAAGGAACAGAGCAAAAGAGTCTAGTTCAAATGCGTTGGGATTATGATATTCCTACTTACAGCGCCAAAGAAGAATTGGCCGTTGATGCGTTAGGAGAAGCTCTTACTATTAGAATCATCGAAGTATTGCGTGAGCAAGAAGGTGGCATCTATGGTGGTGGCGCTCGTGGTAGCATGAGTAAAATTCCAGAGCCTGGATTCAACTTTAGTGTTTCGTTCCCATGTGGTCCAGACAATGTTGAAAAACTGGTTGCTGCAACACAAAAGGAAATAGCTAACTTGAAAGAAAATGGCCCAAGTGAGAAAAACCTCAATAAGGTGAAAGAAGGTTATTTATTAGAACGTAAGGAAGACATGAAGTCCAACAGGTTCTGGTTGAATAACTTGGTGAACGCAAGTCGTGAGCAAAGAGATCCTAACAACATGATGAACTTTGAAGCAGAAGTTGAAAAAATGACCGCACAAGATGTTCAGGCAGTTGCCCAGAAATATTTGAATGAGGATTATATTCTTGCGATCCTTATGCCTGAAGCTGAATAA
- a CDS encoding AMP-dependent synthetase/ligase → MQIKRLFDFPYYQLEKFPREDALVTKKNGSWEKTSTQSFVDQARAVSRGLMKMGVKKDDKIALISTVNRTEWNIMDIGIMQTGAQDVPIYPTISEEEYAFVLNHSESKMVFVSDKEVYEKVMAIKDQVPSLTEVYSFDDISGCKSWEEVKVAGENLENDKDLDAMMASIHEDDLATLIYTSGTTGKPKGVMLSHKNIGSNAINSETRLPIELGRSKALSFLPVCHIYERMLQYLYIYTGSGIYFAESLETISENLKEVQPEVMSAVPRLLEKVYDKIIAKGTDLDGVKKKLFYWAVELGLEWEPYGQNGWWYETKLKLARKLIFSKWQEALGGNLRAIASGSAALQPRLARVFNAAGVPVMEGYGLTETSPVISVNDIRNKGFKIGTVGKMLPDTDVQIASDGEIIINGPQRMLGYYKDQEKTDEAIDKDGYFHTGDIGEIDAEGFLKITDRKKEMFKTSGGKYVAPQLLENTMKQSRFVDQIMVVGEGEKMPAALIQPNFEFLEDWAKRKGINFKDHKDLISNEQVIERFQKEVDEHNEKFGKWERVKRFELTPDVWSIEAGHLTPTMKMKRRNIKEAYQDLYDKIYHEKI, encoded by the coding sequence ATGCAAATCAAAAGACTTTTTGACTTTCCTTATTATCAGCTGGAAAAATTTCCAAGAGAAGATGCTCTCGTTACTAAAAAGAATGGTTCATGGGAAAAAACCTCGACACAATCCTTTGTAGATCAAGCTAGAGCTGTGTCTCGCGGTTTGATGAAGATGGGCGTGAAAAAAGATGATAAGATTGCGCTTATATCCACCGTAAACCGTACTGAATGGAATATAATGGATATAGGTATTATGCAAACAGGTGCTCAAGATGTACCTATCTATCCTACTATATCAGAAGAGGAATATGCCTTTGTCCTGAATCATAGTGAATCAAAAATGGTTTTCGTTTCTGATAAAGAAGTATACGAAAAAGTAATGGCCATCAAGGATCAGGTACCATCACTTACTGAGGTGTATAGTTTTGATGATATCTCAGGTTGTAAAAGCTGGGAAGAGGTTAAGGTCGCTGGCGAGAATCTTGAAAACGATAAGGATCTAGATGCGATGATGGCGTCCATTCATGAAGATGATTTAGCCACATTGATTTATACGTCTGGAACCACTGGTAAACCTAAAGGTGTGATGCTATCGCACAAAAACATAGGCAGCAATGCCATCAACTCAGAAACTAGATTACCCATTGAACTTGGTAGATCTAAGGCTTTGAGTTTTTTACCTGTCTGTCACATTTATGAACGTATGTTGCAATACCTATACATCTATACAGGTAGTGGTATTTATTTTGCAGAATCACTAGAAACAATCTCTGAAAACCTAAAAGAAGTGCAACCTGAAGTGATGAGCGCTGTACCGCGATTATTGGAGAAAGTTTATGACAAGATAATTGCTAAAGGGACCGACCTTGATGGTGTCAAAAAGAAGTTATTCTATTGGGCCGTAGAGTTGGGTCTTGAATGGGAACCTTATGGTCAGAACGGCTGGTGGTATGAAACCAAACTTAAACTTGCCAGAAAATTGATATTTTCAAAATGGCAGGAAGCCTTAGGAGGAAACCTTAGAGCTATAGCAAGTGGTAGCGCTGCATTACAGCCACGACTTGCGAGAGTTTTTAATGCTGCAGGCGTTCCTGTAATGGAAGGATATGGGCTAACGGAGACCAGTCCAGTAATTTCAGTAAATGATATACGTAACAAAGGATTCAAGATAGGAACTGTTGGTAAAATGCTTCCAGATACTGATGTACAAATAGCATCTGATGGTGAGATTATCATCAACGGCCCACAACGAATGCTGGGATACTACAAGGACCAAGAGAAAACTGATGAAGCGATTGATAAGGATGGCTATTTCCATACGGGTGACATCGGTGAAATTGATGCTGAAGGATTCTTGAAAATTACCGATCGTAAGAAAGAAATGTTCAAAACATCCGGTGGTAAATATGTAGCTCCACAGCTGCTAGAAAACACCATGAAACAAAGCCGATTTGTAGATCAAATCATGGTTGTAGGTGAAGGCGAGAAAATGCCTGCAGCATTGATCCAACCTAATTTTGAATTTTTGGAGGATTGGGCAAAACGCAAAGGAATTAACTTTAAAGATCACAAGGATTTAATTTCCAATGAACAAGTGATTGAGCGTTTCCAAAAGGAAGTGGATGAACACAATGAAAAATTTGGGAAGTGGGAACGTGTAAAGCGATTTGAGTTAACTCCTGATGTATGGAGCATTGAAGCTGGTCACCTCACTCCTACCATGAAAATGAAGCGTCGTAACATTAAAGAAGCTTACCAAGATCTCTATGATAAAATCTATCATGAAAAGATCTAG
- a CDS encoding SAM-dependent methyltransferase: MSQPYGTLYLIPVTLGDVDPLEVMPISIKRIVELVDDYIVENEKTARRSIKSLLPEKEQSILEFSLINKFTEPSEVPSFLQPCLEGKPMGLMSEAGVPGVADPGAEVVAIAHQKGIKVVPLVGPSSILMAVMASGLNGQNFAFNGYLPIDNKDRKRRILELEQRSKNEQQAQLFIETPYRNNKMLEVLCNSLNSDTLLCVACDITLPTEFIRTQSISHWKHNKEDFHKRPAIFMIQQQDFSF, translated from the coding sequence ATGTCACAACCCTACGGCACTCTCTATCTCATACCAGTCACATTGGGCGATGTGGATCCGTTAGAGGTGATGCCTATTTCTATAAAACGCATTGTCGAATTGGTGGATGATTATATTGTAGAGAATGAAAAAACCGCGAGAAGATCCATTAAAAGTTTGCTACCAGAGAAGGAACAATCTATTCTCGAGTTTTCACTTATCAATAAATTCACTGAGCCATCTGAAGTTCCTTCATTCTTACAGCCTTGCCTGGAAGGCAAACCTATGGGATTAATGAGTGAGGCCGGCGTTCCAGGCGTTGCAGATCCAGGAGCTGAAGTCGTCGCCATAGCGCACCAAAAAGGCATCAAGGTAGTCCCATTAGTTGGTCCTAGTTCCATTCTCATGGCGGTTATGGCAAGTGGTCTCAATGGACAAAACTTTGCTTTCAATGGCTATTTACCTATCGATAACAAAGATCGCAAGCGTAGAATTCTAGAGCTGGAACAACGATCCAAGAATGAACAACAGGCTCAACTATTTATTGAAACTCCTTACCGCAACAACAAAATGCTTGAGGTATTATGCAACAGTTTAAATTCAGACACCTTGCTTTGTGTGGCCTGTGACATCACACTTCCAACCGAGTTCATTCGAACCCAATCCATTTCCCATTGGAAACATAATAAGGAAGATTTTCACAAACGTCCCGCGATCTTTATGATTCAACAACAGGATTTTTCGTTCTAA
- a CDS encoding exonuclease domain-containing protein, protein MYAIVDVETTGGKFNEEGITEVAIYRFDGHEIVDQFASLINPEKEIQPFVVKLTGINNKMLVRAPKFYEVAKRIIEIMDGAILVAHNANFDHRMLRLEFERLGYEFDMQTLCTVELAQKLMPEQETYSLGKLVRNLGIPITDRHRATGDALATVKLFKLLLNKDSSKSILQQSLKSFPKTVVANNLKTLLEKVPASTGLYYLYDDQDQLIYIGRSRNMKKSLTQHFTTDRRRSVEMSKQVENVRFEKTGNDLLALLKEHLEMRKHKPKFNKKSNKPRYSHGIFKGSDDNGYLTYHIASTRKNGDYLTSFSNGKAARSFMEKMQEEYQLCGILTGLEKASDGPCSRYETGHCHGACINKEPVEQYNERAIEIYNQHNFKIDRRILVDRGREHTERSVILIEDGIVKGYGFVDLQIQFTDPKILKNIITEIPEDRNTRHIVQSYLRQRKVYRVIDL, encoded by the coding sequence TTGTACGCGATAGTAGATGTAGAAACCACTGGTGGTAAATTCAATGAAGAAGGAATTACTGAGGTTGCAATTTATAGATTTGACGGTCATGAGATCGTTGATCAATTTGCTAGCTTAATCAACCCTGAAAAGGAGATTCAGCCCTTTGTAGTGAAACTTACGGGCATCAATAATAAAATGTTAGTTCGTGCTCCTAAATTTTATGAAGTTGCCAAACGCATCATAGAAATTATGGATGGTGCCATCCTCGTGGCTCATAATGCAAATTTTGATCATCGCATGTTACGATTGGAGTTTGAAAGATTGGGTTATGAGTTTGACATGCAAACACTTTGTACCGTAGAGCTTGCCCAAAAGCTAATGCCAGAGCAAGAAACCTACAGTCTAGGTAAACTTGTGCGCAATCTGGGGATTCCCATAACTGATAGACACCGTGCTACCGGTGATGCTCTAGCAACAGTAAAACTTTTTAAGTTATTACTGAATAAAGACAGCTCTAAAAGCATTTTGCAGCAAAGTCTTAAGTCGTTTCCTAAAACTGTTGTCGCAAATAATCTCAAGACACTTCTTGAAAAGGTGCCGGCGTCCACAGGACTTTATTATTTATATGACGATCAAGATCAATTGATCTACATAGGTCGCAGCCGTAATATGAAGAAAAGTCTGACTCAGCATTTTACCACTGACCGCAGGCGATCTGTGGAGATGAGCAAGCAGGTAGAAAACGTAAGGTTTGAAAAAACAGGTAATGATCTACTAGCGCTACTCAAGGAACATCTTGAGATGAGAAAGCACAAGCCAAAATTCAACAAGAAATCCAATAAACCTAGATACAGTCACGGGATTTTTAAGGGAAGTGATGATAACGGCTACCTCACCTACCACATTGCATCGACGAGAAAAAACGGTGATTATTTGACTAGCTTTAGCAATGGTAAAGCAGCCAGATCTTTCATGGAAAAAATGCAGGAAGAATATCAACTATGTGGTATCCTTACAGGACTTGAGAAAGCCTCTGATGGGCCATGCTCCAGATATGAAACAGGTCATTGCCATGGAGCCTGCATTAACAAAGAGCCTGTAGAGCAGTACAACGAACGAGCGATTGAAATCTACAATCAGCATAACTTCAAAATCGATAGACGCATTCTTGTCGACCGCGGCCGGGAACATACAGAGCGCAGTGTCATTCTCATCGAGGACGGTATCGTCAAAGGCTACGGTTTTGTAGATCTCCAAATTCAGTTTACAGATCCTAAAATTCTTAAAAATATTATTACAGAAATTCCAGAAGACCGCAATACCAGACACATTGTTCAAAGCTATTTGAGGCAACGCAAAGTGTATCGTGTGATTGATCTTTAG
- a CDS encoding metallophosphoesterase: MIKHSIKFFLVLALAVLVNSCAKRAIQTSGEINVLPNDEDYRSFYLLGNIGVNDPQDKDSFAKMVDHIKSNSRSEDFVLVLGDNVDAESLKEDDEDSADKEQLESQLEQLAELDLNVVVIPGDEDWNDEGIDGLKNIEEFTEKMLDNDDAYQPENACPIEEIDISDNMHLIVVDSQWWIEDWNDSPKFNDECEIKTREKFIKVLADAMRKARHKTVILAMHHPLYTNGVHGGTLGLRMLSTPKQENAYIPGLGFLYSFVRSQSGLYPQDRYNPLMNELMEEIETIGSGIERLVIVSAHEESLQFIDQDNIKQIVSGAVTATNVASLGKKGKFSAGKIGFSELRIFKDQSSQVFFHVMNDTGDLEQVYANQLFDTKQPYDISAIPVNTSKTVMASVYPKEETDVDEDHEEFYGKHYRRLYGIDVEAPTVMLDTLYGGLKVERAGGGNQTQGLRLVDSLDREFNMRALEKDALQFLKSAGYDKLDADKYFAETLPQELIRDFYTAAHPYGAFAVPRLAGAIKLSHTHPKLFYVPKQPVLGDFNSTHGDRLYMIVEKPDDSFDNAHMFGYNEDVESTDDLFEKIREDEQYTVDEELYIRARIFDMLLGDWDRHEDQWRWAEIKIDDDHSTFEAIPRDRDQVFARFDGDLLEFMNTAIGSTKQFGNYGPDIEYIKQFSQSAIRLDRAVLQRTSIVDWEKQVRYIQENITPEVVEKAFNEMPEEVKDEQWLQTQEDLLSRKRNLNDIVQRYFEHFLEFQTLKETDKDDRFTIRREDGETFISAFRIKDGESEDVLFERSFVDDVTQEIWIYGLDDDDEFIVTGDGDSKIPIVLIGGKGKDIYEVENGKGISIFDYKSEENDLSKAGKSRNTLRDDYEINHYDHRKFPEQKSTFSLKMEYNPDDGIRPQLGIEKSNVGFERNPYTVKYGLNVDYRSLTQAAVFDAYWARANVLGQWNLQLDASITTNNYTENFFGYGNDSNFDENTDFDDNRIFMQRQSIGGSIYKIGDYGSNFTVGTMYEGIEVEPNIPLFTNVENERDDYFKAFFNYEFKSIDDNRFTTRGMWLTSDFSFTDNLANGDNFIGIDPSLTFWNAIDDNRRLIFKSNIAGQLRMGDEPLFYQAARLGGSNGLRSFRQERFNGNYALNASADLRYDAAPIKTRLLPLRLIPYIGVDTGRVWVSRDTVSTFHTSYGGGLELAFPGLIKGNISYFTGEEGGRLAFGIYLSK; this comes from the coding sequence ATGATCAAACATTCCATAAAATTCTTTTTGGTACTGGCTTTAGCAGTTCTAGTTAATTCTTGTGCTAAAAGAGCTATTCAGACTTCAGGAGAAATCAATGTGCTGCCTAATGATGAAGACTATCGCAGTTTTTATTTGCTTGGAAATATAGGCGTCAATGACCCGCAGGATAAAGATTCCTTTGCTAAAATGGTGGATCATATTAAGTCAAATTCAAGATCTGAAGATTTTGTTCTGGTTTTAGGTGATAATGTTGATGCGGAATCACTAAAAGAAGATGATGAGGATAGTGCAGATAAAGAGCAGCTGGAATCTCAGCTGGAACAACTCGCAGAATTAGATTTAAATGTTGTCGTGATACCTGGAGATGAAGACTGGAATGATGAAGGGATTGATGGGCTAAAAAACATTGAGGAATTTACTGAGAAGATGCTTGACAACGATGATGCCTATCAACCAGAAAATGCGTGTCCTATTGAAGAAATTGACATCTCTGACAACATGCACCTCATTGTAGTAGATAGTCAGTGGTGGATTGAGGACTGGAATGATAGTCCAAAATTCAACGATGAGTGCGAGATCAAAACCAGAGAGAAATTTATTAAGGTTCTAGCAGATGCCATGCGTAAGGCCAGACACAAGACAGTTATTCTAGCCATGCATCATCCTTTGTACACTAATGGTGTTCATGGAGGCACACTAGGTTTGCGTATGCTATCTACACCTAAACAGGAGAACGCGTACATTCCTGGACTAGGTTTTCTATACAGTTTTGTTCGATCTCAATCAGGTCTATATCCGCAAGATCGCTACAATCCATTGATGAATGAATTAATGGAAGAAATAGAAACCATAGGCAGTGGCATTGAAAGGCTGGTCATCGTTTCTGCGCATGAGGAAAGTTTGCAATTCATTGATCAGGATAATATTAAACAGATCGTTTCTGGAGCTGTGACGGCTACCAATGTGGCTTCTTTAGGTAAAAAAGGAAAATTTAGTGCAGGGAAAATCGGCTTTTCTGAATTACGAATTTTTAAGGATCAGAGCTCTCAAGTCTTTTTCCATGTTATGAATGATACTGGCGATTTAGAACAAGTCTATGCCAATCAATTATTTGATACGAAACAACCCTATGATATTTCTGCTATACCTGTAAATACTTCCAAAACAGTAATGGCAAGTGTTTACCCTAAAGAAGAAACAGACGTTGATGAAGACCACGAAGAGTTTTATGGAAAACATTATCGCAGACTTTACGGTATTGATGTGGAAGCGCCTACCGTAATGCTGGATACCCTTTATGGTGGTTTAAAAGTGGAACGTGCTGGTGGTGGTAATCAAACACAAGGATTGCGATTAGTCGATAGTCTGGATCGCGAGTTTAATATGAGAGCGCTAGAAAAAGACGCCCTACAATTTTTAAAGAGCGCCGGATATGACAAGCTAGATGCCGATAAATATTTTGCAGAAACGCTGCCACAAGAATTGATTCGGGACTTTTATACGGCGGCGCATCCATACGGTGCTTTTGCAGTACCACGACTGGCTGGTGCGATAAAACTGAGCCACACACATCCTAAATTATTTTACGTTCCCAAACAGCCAGTTTTGGGAGATTTCAATAGCACGCATGGCGATCGACTTTATATGATTGTTGAGAAGCCAGATGATAGTTTTGACAACGCACACATGTTCGGTTACAATGAAGACGTGGAAAGTACTGATGATCTATTTGAGAAGATTAGAGAAGATGAACAGTACACTGTCGATGAAGAGCTGTACATACGTGCCCGAATCTTTGATATGTTATTAGGCGATTGGGACCGGCATGAGGATCAATGGCGCTGGGCAGAAATCAAAATTGATGATGACCACAGCACCTTTGAGGCTATACCGCGAGATAGAGATCAGGTGTTTGCACGATTTGATGGTGATCTATTGGAATTTATGAATACCGCCATAGGTAGCACCAAGCAGTTTGGTAATTACGGGCCAGATATTGAATACATCAAACAGTTTAGCCAGAGTGCCATTCGTTTAGATCGTGCTGTATTACAGCGAACTTCCATAGTCGATTGGGAAAAGCAAGTACGATACATTCAAGAGAATATTACTCCAGAGGTTGTAGAAAAAGCATTCAATGAGATGCCTGAAGAGGTTAAGGATGAGCAGTGGTTGCAGACACAAGAGGATTTGCTTTCGCGAAAGCGTAATCTCAACGACATCGTGCAACGCTATTTTGAGCATTTTCTAGAATTTCAAACATTGAAAGAAACGGACAAAGACGACCGATTCACAATTCGTAGGGAAGATGGAGAAACGTTTATTAGTGCTTTTCGTATCAAAGATGGAGAATCTGAGGATGTTCTTTTTGAGCGGTCATTTGTAGATGATGTAACTCAAGAAATCTGGATTTATGGTCTTGACGATGATGATGAATTTATAGTGACTGGTGATGGTGATAGTAAGATTCCAATCGTCTTAATTGGCGGTAAAGGCAAGGATATCTATGAAGTAGAAAACGGAAAGGGAATCTCCATATTTGATTACAAAAGCGAAGAAAATGATTTGAGCAAAGCTGGAAAGTCCCGTAATACCTTAAGAGATGATTATGAAATCAACCACTATGATCACAGAAAATTCCCTGAGCAGAAAAGTACATTCAGCTTAAAAATGGAATACAACCCAGACGATGGTATCCGACCGCAATTGGGTATTGAGAAATCCAACGTTGGTTTTGAGCGCAATCCATATACCGTTAAATATGGGCTTAACGTTGACTATAGATCATTGACCCAAGCCGCTGTTTTTGATGCTTATTGGGCTAGAGCAAACGTGTTGGGACAATGGAATCTTCAACTTGATGCATCTATTACAACAAATAACTATACAGAAAACTTCTTTGGCTATGGGAACGACTCAAATTTTGATGAAAATACTGACTTTGATGACAATCGCATTTTTATGCAGCGTCAATCCATAGGTGGCTCCATTTACAAAATTGGTGATTACGGTAGCAATTTTACTGTAGGTACCATGTATGAGGGCATTGAGGTAGAACCAAACATACCTTTATTTACAAATGTTGAAAATGAACGCGATGATTACTTCAAGGCTTTCTTCAATTATGAATTTAAAAGCATCGACGATAATAGATTTACAACAAGAGGTATGTGGCTCACCAGTGATTTCTCATTCACGGATAATCTTGCCAATGGAGATAACTTTATAGGTATTGACCCATCATTAACCTTTTGGAACGCGATTGATGATAATCGCAGGTTGATTTTCAAATCTAATATCGCTGGGCAACTGCGCATGGGCGATGAGCCGTTATTCTATCAAGCGGCACGTTTAGGTGGTTCAAACGGTTTACGCAGTTTTAGACAGGAGCGTTTTAATGGCAATTATGCGCTGAATGCAAGTGCAGATTTGCGCTACGATGCCGCACCTATCAAAACCCGATTGTTACCGTTACGCTTGATTCCTTATATAGGAGTAGATACGGGAAGAGTATGGGTTTCCAGGGATACGGTTAGTACATTTCACACCAGTTATGGTGGTGGATTGGAACTGGCGTTTCCTGGATTGATAAAAGGTAATATATCCTATTTCACAGGTGAAGAAGGCGGCAGATTAGCTTTTGGGATTTACCTCTCTAAATAA